In Nicotiana tabacum cultivar K326 chromosome 21, ASM71507v2, whole genome shotgun sequence, one DNA window encodes the following:
- the LOC142175131 gene encoding uncharacterized protein LOC142175131, with translation MYHVVILGQLGMIFESVDDFRDVVTRYALQNRVLIEKYVNEPTRVRVRCTKDNCNWLLFASLESVSNNFIIRTYNPVHKCERASRNYLCNSKFLPKVFKDRITEQPNIRIFNLQELIRKKFKVHVGKNTARRARAKVLQQIMSDHKVEFGRILDYMDELLRINPGSTYVVKLGEPNELGRLVFCRKCIGLDDCFLKSISRGKLLVTVDKDGNNQILPLAWVVVEYEKKRLMGMGVFQAENGFTAINPGLPSSRIVSTRSSTKITISADVTSDIGFTPTNGHV, from the exons ATGTACCATGTGGTGATACTGGGCCag TTGGGTATGATCTTTGAGAGTGTTGATGACTTTAGAGATGTAGTAACTAGGTATGCACTACAAAACAGAGTTCTAATTGAAAAGTACGTAAATGAGCCAACTAGAGTCAGGGTGAGGTGCACCAAGGATAACTGCAATTGGCTTTTGTTTGCAAGCTTGGAAAGTGTAagtaataattttattataaggACTTACAATCCAGTTCACAAGTGTGAGAGGGCCTCCAGAAATTATTTGTGCAATTCTAAATTCTTGCCCAAGGTCTTCAAAGATAGAATAACTGAACAACCAAACATAAGAATCTTCAATTTGCAAGAATTAATTAGGAAGAAATTCAAAGTTCATGTTGGTAAGAACACAGCCAGGAGAGCAAGAGCTAAAGTACTGCAGCAAATAATGAGTGATCATAAAGTGGAGTTTGGTAGAATTCTTGATTACATGGATGAGTTGTTAAGGATTAACCCTGGGAGCACTTATGTTGTGAAGCTTGGTGAACCGAATGAACTTGGTAGGCTAGTGTTT TGTAGAAAATGCATAGGCTTGGATGATTGTTTCCTGAAGAGTATAAGTAGGGGGAAACTTCTAGTTACTGTGGATAAGGATGGTAATAACCAAATACTTCCACTTGCTTGGGTTGTAGTTGAATATGAGAAGAAAAGACTGATGGGAATGGGTGTGTTTCAGGCTGAGAATGGCTTCACAGCTATTAAT CCTGGGCTGCCAAGTAGCAGAATAGTGTCCACTAGATCATCAACAAAGATAACAATATCAGCTGATGTTACTAGTGATATTGGTTTTACACCCACAAATGGACATGtgtga
- the LOC107785703 gene encoding protein LEAD-SENSITIVE 1-like, translating to MGNVISNQIKKEELMRGDHIYTWRHGYVYAHHGIYVNDGNVIHFTPAAGQEIGTGTVLDRYIFSSSPSRRPVSPCPTCGDRPRSDGVISSCLECFLSGGKLYRFQYGVSPGFFLAQVRGTCTFARSDSHEDVILRAEILLGNGFGNYNLFKNNCEDFAIYCKTGYLLLRNVGIGRSGQAASLAAAASALASSPVRLMPTSGLAVVGWGFYCANQFFSDIGVRRDVMKIPAERLVSRDRLISV from the exons ATGGGGAATGTGATTTCCAATCAGATCAAGAAAGAGGAGCTTATGCGTGGGGATCATATTTACACATGGCGACATGGCTATGTATATGCACATCATG GAATATATGTTAATGATGGAAACGTGATCCATTTCACCCCGGCAGCTGGTCAGGAGATAGGAACAGGAACAGTCCTCGATCGTTACATCTTTAGCTCATCTCCCTCTCGTCGCCCTGTATCCCCATGTCCAACATGTGGTGATCGACCAAGGAGTGATGGAGTCATATCTTCATGCCTTGAATGCTTCCTCTCTGGTGGTAAACTATATCGTTTTCAATATGGTGTATCACCAGGTTTCTTTCTTGCCCAAGTGAGAGGAACGTGCACCTTTGCTCGTTCTGATTCTCATGAGGATGTCATCCTCCGCGCTGAAATTCTTCTTGGTAACGGTTTTGGAAACTACAACCTTTTCAAGAACAACTGCGAGGATTTTGCAATCTACTGCAAGACGGGTTATCTGCTCCTGAGAAATGTGGGGATAGGGCGCAGTGGTCAGGCAGCGTCATTGGCTGCAGCAGCTAGCGCGTTGGCTTCATCACCAGTTCGCCTTATGCCTACGAGTGGTCTTGCAGTCGTTGGTTGGGGATTTTACTGTGCTAACCAATTTTTTTCTGATATTGGAGTCCGCAGGGACGTGATGAAAATACCTGCAGAGAGGCTTGTTTCCCGTGATCGTCTTATAAGTGTTTGA